A section of the Phycisphaerae bacterium genome encodes:
- a CDS encoding STAS domain-containing protein: MAVPSPLLVQTLRDVTVATINDTAVVDAPRLEAMAAGLFALVDDRACKKLIIDFTKVKSMSSSAMSTLIELRKKIQAIKGRLVLCGLRTELQQLFKITGVNKLFDIYPTEQEALLSLGVTSAG, translated from the coding sequence ATGGCCGTTCCTTCACCACTGCTCGTTCAAACCCTGAGAGATGTGACCGTGGCGACGATCAATGACACGGCCGTCGTGGACGCGCCACGGTTGGAGGCCATGGCTGCGGGCCTCTTCGCCCTGGTGGACGATCGAGCGTGCAAGAAACTGATCATCGACTTCACCAAGGTCAAATCGATGTCCTCTTCAGCGATGAGCACGCTGATTGAACTGCGCAAAAAAATACAGGCCATCAAGGGCAGGCTGGTCCTGTGCGGCCTGCGTACGGAGCTCCAGCAGCTCTTCAAGATCACCGGCGTGAACAAGCTCTTCGATATCTACCCCACCGAGCAAGAGGCGCTCTTATCGCTCGGGGTCACGTCCGCCGGGTGA